The DNA sequence AAAATATCGGCAGTCATTTTTGTTTCGAAATGTAATTTTAGATGTCCTTATTGCCATAATGGTGATTTAGTAAAAGGCTTAACTAAAGAAATTTCAGAAGTCAGTATTCTTGAATACTTAGACCAAAGTAAATCATTTTTAGAAGCAGTTACAATTTCAGGTGGTGAGCCTACTTTATATCCTGATATTGAATTTTTTATTGAAAAGATAAAAAAAACAGGTCTTTTAATTAAGCTTGACACTAATGGAAGCGCACCTGAATTGCTTTCTAATTTGAAAAAACAAGGTTTAATTGACTATATTGCTATGGATTTCAAAACACTTCCCGAATATTATGAAAAACTTAATGCTCCTAATACTGTGGACGCTAATATAAAAAAAAGCATTAATATAATCATGGAAGGATGGAATGAATATGAATTTCGAACTACTTGCATTAAACCTTTTATCTCTTTAGAAATCATAAAACAAATGGGAAAGCATATACAAAACGCAAAATTATGGGTTATCCAAAAATGTCATACCACAAGAATACTTTCTCCAGAGTTTTTTCAAAAAGAAGATAGATTATTTTCAAATGGAGAAATAGAAGGATTTCATGAAGAAGCGTTAAAGTTCGTAAGAAA is a window from the Desulfobacterales bacterium genome containing:
- a CDS encoding anaerobic ribonucleoside-triphosphate reductase activating protein; this encodes MNFGGIQKVSLIDYPGKISAVIFVSKCNFRCPYCHNGDLVKGLTKEISEVSILEYLDQSKSFLEAVTISGGEPTLYPDIEFFIEKIKKTGLLIKLDTNGSAPELLSNLKKQGLIDYIAMDFKTLPEYYEKLNAPNTVDANIKKSINIIMEGWNEYEFRTTCIKPFISLEIIKQMGKHIQNAKLWVIQKCHTTRILSPEFFQKEDRLFSNGEIEGFHEEALKFVRNSFIR